The following proteins come from a genomic window of Pyxidicoccus sp. MSG2:
- a CDS encoding serine/threonine-protein kinase → MRDPLFADVEPGTDVGGFSVEGLLGRGGCGAVFRARRGGHAFALKLQSLSALGGWAQREVTILTRLGHPNVVRFHACGLWPDRAPRWFYIAMELVEGRTLNDWVAEENPSARRAGRLVLDLARGLAAAHDSGVLHRDVKESNVVVRDATGQAVLVDFGVGSYPGAPRLTREVLPPGTPQYRSPEALAFRRAHGEGADAHYVSTAADDLYALGVLLYWVLTDRHPFAAPSSATEVEAVISRTPTAPHEANPRVPPTLGALCMRLLEKQPEARFSSAGALAEALEVELAGADDAWDVPLCESKASAPAAPPEVPEDGEEAWMLEGEAGGGVPRRGRLPDRIVPDGAVPAAAGAAAPPTPFAEPPVRARSGFKWAVLMGLVASLVVGAALMMRAHAPPSLSSGREMAPSAARPEAERAAAAPLSAASTPAVVAPPAAHVQKDESPVKQPATPPPATPAQPRPARLSGSLARVAAAAAACTALACPGGPQFREKPPVEPCPVGAVDAMKKLGIDVGDEGYGVMPGRSPDKGVDVVTVRDGWVRVEVGELGHLENGTVSGRLIVGERVYGRFTEGRTKRGDVFPVCLELRDFEERVRGVRREPGSTAVDSARIISTVALSAVDHFE, encoded by the coding sequence ATGAGAGACCCCCTCTTCGCGGACGTGGAGCCTGGCACGGATGTGGGTGGCTTCTCGGTGGAGGGGCTGCTGGGCCGGGGCGGCTGCGGCGCCGTCTTCCGCGCGCGGCGCGGGGGCCACGCCTTCGCGCTCAAGTTGCAGTCGCTCTCCGCGCTGGGTGGGTGGGCGCAACGCGAGGTGACCATCCTCACGCGGCTGGGCCACCCCAACGTGGTCCGCTTCCATGCCTGCGGGCTCTGGCCCGACAGGGCGCCTCGGTGGTTCTACATCGCCATGGAGTTGGTGGAAGGGCGGACGCTGAACGACTGGGTGGCGGAGGAGAACCCCAGCGCACGCCGCGCGGGGCGTCTCGTGCTGGACCTGGCGCGTGGACTCGCGGCGGCCCACGACAGCGGCGTGCTGCACCGGGACGTGAAGGAGAGCAATGTGGTGGTGCGCGACGCCACCGGACAGGCGGTGCTGGTGGACTTCGGCGTGGGCTCGTACCCGGGGGCGCCGCGCCTGACGCGGGAGGTGCTGCCTCCCGGCACGCCGCAATACCGCAGCCCGGAGGCGCTGGCCTTCCGGCGGGCACATGGGGAAGGCGCCGACGCGCACTACGTCTCCACGGCGGCGGACGATCTGTATGCCCTGGGTGTCCTCCTCTACTGGGTGCTCACGGACAGGCACCCCTTCGCCGCGCCCTCGTCCGCGACGGAGGTGGAAGCCGTCATCTCAAGGACGCCCACGGCTCCGCACGAGGCGAACCCACGCGTGCCCCCAACGCTGGGCGCGCTCTGCATGCGGCTGCTGGAGAAACAGCCGGAAGCACGCTTCTCCAGCGCGGGCGCTCTGGCCGAGGCGTTGGAGGTGGAGTTGGCCGGAGCGGACGACGCCTGGGACGTGCCGCTCTGTGAGAGCAAGGCCTCCGCTCCCGCCGCACCACCCGAGGTGCCGGAGGACGGCGAGGAAGCATGGATGCTGGAGGGTGAGGCAGGAGGAGGCGTGCCACGCCGGGGCCGGCTGCCTGACCGAATCGTGCCCGATGGGGCCGTCCCCGCCGCGGCTGGCGCGGCGGCACCGCCCACTCCTTTCGCCGAGCCGCCCGTGCGGGCGCGAAGCGGCTTCAAGTGGGCTGTCCTCATGGGCCTTGTGGCCAGCCTCGTCGTGGGGGCGGCGCTGATGATGAGGGCACACGCGCCTCCATCCCTGTCTTCCGGTAGGGAAATGGCGCCGTCCGCCGCGCGGCCAGAAGCTGAGCGGGCCGCAGCCGCACCCTTGTCGGCGGCCTCCACTCCCGCGGTCGTCGCCCCGCCGGCGGCGCACGTGCAGAAAGATGAGTCACCCGTGAAGCAGCCTGCTACTCCTCCTCCCGCCACTCCCGCGCAGCCCCGCCCGGCCCGCCTCTCCGGCTCCCTGGCGCGCGTTGCCGCCGCCGCGGCCGCCTGCACCGCCCTGGCCTGCCCCGGGGGGCCACAGTTTCGTGAGAAACCTCCCGTCGAGCCGTGCCCCGTGGGGGCCGTGGATGCCATGAAGAAGCTGGGTATCGACGTGGGCGATGAGGGTTACGGAGTCATGCCCGGGCGCAGCCCCGACAAGGGAGTGGACGTGGTCACCGTGCGCGATGGCTGGGTCCGCGTTGAAGTAGGCGAGCTGGGGCACCTGGAGAATGGAACGGTGAGCGGGCGGCTCATCGTGGGCGAGCGCGTCTACGGCCGCTTCACCGAGGGCCGGACGAAGAGGGGAGACGTCTTCCCCGTCTGCCTGGAACTGCGTGACTTTGAAGAGCGCGTCCGGGGTGTGCGGCGCGAGCCGGGCAGTACCGCCGTGGACTCCGCGCGCATCATTTCCACCGTGGCCTTGAGTGCGGTGGACCACTTCGAGTGA
- a CDS encoding DUF2381 family protein, whose translation MLSRFGAVLLTCALFVVTNATAQPEGDPWAPGTRRITLEPQRAGPPPKVRISPGVGTILVFDTAVARVELQEHERFGRVRLDKDTLTLLPTSNLEAEELKLTVHFEDGAVPMSADFLLVVHATLAERQVEVFRHPRSAANLQAELEEKDAKMRRLEEQVARLQAAQAQPEGLTGLLVTGHMDGTRGVQVRALARDFVLHRRSALRATGVVTYRAARSFALSVKLEGIGGPEAWQAEGAALEARDGIALRVLRVWQSAPLQSGEKGQVVVETEAEDTTSPGPYTLTVWATGGKRPVILGNIQFP comes from the coding sequence GTGCTGAGTCGCTTTGGCGCGGTCCTGCTGACGTGTGCCCTGTTTGTCGTGACCAATGCCACCGCTCAGCCCGAAGGTGACCCGTGGGCGCCAGGCACGCGCCGCATCACCCTGGAGCCGCAGCGCGCGGGTCCGCCTCCGAAGGTGCGCATCAGCCCTGGCGTGGGGACGATCCTGGTCTTCGACACGGCCGTGGCGCGCGTGGAGCTACAGGAGCATGAGCGCTTCGGGCGGGTGCGGCTGGACAAGGACACGCTCACGCTGCTGCCCACCTCCAACCTCGAGGCGGAGGAACTGAAGCTCACCGTTCACTTCGAGGACGGGGCGGTCCCCATGAGCGCGGACTTCCTCCTGGTGGTGCACGCCACGCTGGCCGAGCGGCAGGTGGAAGTATTTCGCCACCCGCGTTCTGCCGCCAACCTCCAGGCGGAGCTGGAGGAGAAAGACGCGAAGATGCGGCGTCTGGAAGAGCAAGTTGCACGGTTGCAGGCAGCACAGGCGCAACCGGAAGGCCTCACCGGCCTGCTCGTCACCGGGCACATGGACGGGACAAGAGGTGTCCAGGTACGCGCGCTGGCGCGTGACTTCGTGCTTCACCGGCGCAGCGCGCTGCGCGCCACGGGGGTGGTCACCTACCGCGCCGCGAGGAGCTTCGCGCTCTCGGTGAAGTTGGAGGGCATTGGCGGACCCGAGGCGTGGCAGGCGGAGGGCGCGGCCTTGGAGGCGAGGGATGGAATCGCGCTCCGGGTGCTGAGGGTGTGGCAGTCTGCGCCGCTTCAGTCAGGCGAAAAGGGCCAGGTGGTGGTGGAGACCGAAGCCGAGGACACCACCAGCCCGGGGCCGTACACGCTGACCGTCTGGGCCACGGGCGGCAAGCGCCCGGTCATCCTCGGCAACATCCAGTTCCCATAG
- a CDS encoding phosphoribosyltransferase family protein, translating to MADAFTASAAAKGREVLLVDDVFTTGATARAAAMALREAGAVRVEVLTVARAFSLA from the coding sequence GTGGCGGACGCTTTCACTGCGTCCGCCGCCGCGAAGGGCCGTGAGGTGCTGCTGGTGGACGACGTCTTCACCACGGGCGCCACCGCGCGTGCCGCCGCCATGGCACTGCGGGAAGCTGGCGCGGTCCGGGTCGAGGTGCTGACCGTGGCGCGGGCCTTCAGCCTCGCCTGA